Within Longimicrobiaceae bacterium, the genomic segment GGCCACGGCGGCCGGGGCCGGCGCAGCCGGAGCCGGGGAGGGCGCGGGGGCGGCCTTCGCGGAGCGCTCGGCGGCCTTCGCCGCGGCGATCGAGTCCTCGCGCAGCTTTTCCACGTGGGCCCCGTACCTGTCCGGGAACACGGCCACGTGGTAGTGCGGCGGGGTGCGCTCGCGGGTCACGTCCAGCAGCCCCTTCCGCTCCAGGGAGAGCAGCGTGCCCTCCAGCCAGGCGCGGCAGCGGGGGTTCTGGCTGATCCGGAAGTCCACCGCCATCCCCGTGGGGTGCACCGAGAGCGCGTGCGCGTTCCCCGGCTGGTTGGCGAGCGGGCGGGTCAGGCTGGTGACCACCAGCTTCTCCCCGCACCCCTCGCGGTACTGCGCGCCGAGCCGCTCCACGAAGGTCCGCATCTCGGGGCGGGCGTACGGGTACGACACCCCGTCGTTGACGCGGTAGTTGGCGTCGCCCTCCAGCCGGACGAGGTGTCCCTTCTCCACGAACTCGCGCACCTGGCTCCCGGTGCGCAGGAAGGAGAAGTCGTTCTGCTTCGCCACCTGGTTCTGGCGGACCATGGAGCTGGGCGAGCCGCGCAGCGTCGCGCCGTCGTCCGCCCG encodes:
- a CDS encoding DUF5715 family protein — encoded protein: MLRPATLLLALFATLAVPARADDGATLRGSPSSMVRQNQVAKQNDFSFLRTGSQVREFVEKGHLVRLEGDANYRVNDGVSYPYARPEMRTFVERLGAQYREGCGEKLVVTSLTRPLANQPGNAHALSVHPTGMAVDFRISQNPRCRAWLEGTLLSLERKGLLDVTRERTPPHYHVAVFPDRYGAHVEKLREDSIAAAKAAERSAKAAPAPSPAPAAPAPAAVA